The Phaeocystidibacter marisrubri DNA segment ATCTCTCAGATCTTGAGAGGGCATGACAAGTTGATAATCCTCAAGTCGACCGAAGGGGGTTTGAACATCGATGTAACTGTACAATCGAACCACATCGGTAGGAATTTGAGACTCTTCTACAATGTTGGCTTCGGTCAATTCCAATCGAAGCTTATCGTAACACGCTTTGTGTACCACATCTTTAGGTTGAACTCTATTGAAAAGGTTCATGATCAATTCGTATTCAGATGGGGCCATGATGAGCTTTCCGTACTTCATGTGTAACAGTATTAAAGATGTTTTAATTCAGTTAGAATGTCCTTCAATATCAACTTGGCATCTCCAAAGAGAAGCTTACAGTTCGGCTCGGAGAACAGCTCGTTCTCGATGCCCGCATAGCCAGTATTCATACTTCGTTTTACCACGACCACTTGCTTCGCTTCATGCGCTTTAATGATGGGCATACCGTAAATTGGACTGTCTTCATTTCTCTCAGCAGCTGGATTGACTACATCATTCGCACCCACCACT contains these protein-coding regions:
- a CDS encoding GreA/GreB family elongation factor, which encodes MKYGKLIMAPSEYELIMNLFNRVQPKDVVHKACYDKLRLELTEANIVEESQIPTDVVRLYSYIDVQTPFGRLEDYQLVMPSQDLRDPKKLSILTPMGTALIGYAQGDTVLWNFPVGERQILINRVAQALPKNLRELEKK